The following proteins are encoded in a genomic region of Desulfosoma sp.:
- the cimA gene encoding citramalate synthase — translation MLPSQVFLYDTTLRDGTQAEDFNLSLTDKIRVALKLDDLGIHYIEGGWPGSNPKDEEFFSEIRNYELKRAKIAAFGSTHHPSKRPEHDANLQALVQAKTPVVTIFGKSWTVHVKEALRTTLQKNLEIIRDSLAFLRPQVPTLFYDAEHFFDGFRDNAEYALATLEKAVEGGAECLVLCDTNGGNLPSFIQQAIRAVKERLPNIPLGIHAHNDSELAVANSLAAVEMGVTQVQGTFNGVGERCGNANLCSIIPALCLKMNIPCLGAEDLRKLRQVSRFILEIANVPPNRYQPYVGRSAFAHKGGVHISAVERHPATYEHIDPALVGNKRRFLISDLSGRAAVQRKSMEYGIPISSKDPVALEVLNQIKELEHQGYQFEAAEASFELLINRAMGRFKKYFELIGYRVVDQKLSEDGDPVSEATIRVRVGGQEEHTAALGNGPVNALDNALRKALEKFYPELKGMELTDYRVRVLPGKEGTASKVRVLIESHDGKEHWGTVGVSHDILEASWQALVDSINYKMYLEEKLQEKKGA, via the coding sequence ATGCTGCCGAGTCAAGTGTTTCTTTACGACACCACTCTGAGGGACGGAACCCAGGCGGAAGATTTCAACTTGTCTTTGACGGACAAGATTCGTGTAGCCCTGAAATTGGACGATTTGGGTATTCACTACATCGAGGGAGGATGGCCTGGGTCCAATCCCAAGGACGAGGAATTTTTTTCTGAGATTCGAAATTATGAGTTGAAACGGGCGAAAATTGCCGCCTTTGGGTCCACGCATCACCCTTCGAAGCGTCCTGAGCACGATGCCAACCTACAGGCTTTGGTCCAAGCCAAAACGCCTGTGGTGACCATTTTCGGAAAGAGCTGGACGGTGCATGTCAAGGAGGCCCTGAGGACCACGCTTCAAAAGAACCTAGAGATTATTCGAGACAGTTTGGCTTTTTTGAGGCCTCAGGTGCCCACATTGTTTTACGATGCCGAGCATTTCTTTGACGGGTTTCGAGACAATGCGGAGTATGCGTTGGCCACTTTGGAAAAAGCCGTGGAGGGTGGGGCTGAGTGCTTGGTTTTATGTGACACCAATGGAGGGAACCTGCCGTCTTTCATTCAACAAGCGATAAGGGCGGTTAAAGAGCGTCTACCCAACATACCTCTTGGGATTCATGCCCATAACGATTCCGAACTGGCCGTGGCCAATTCGCTGGCGGCGGTGGAGATGGGCGTGACCCAAGTTCAGGGAACGTTCAACGGTGTCGGGGAACGCTGCGGCAATGCGAACCTCTGTTCCATCATTCCAGCCTTATGCCTGAAGATGAACATTCCATGCTTGGGTGCCGAAGATTTACGAAAGCTTCGACAAGTCAGCCGGTTTATTTTAGAGATCGCCAACGTGCCGCCTAATCGGTACCAGCCTTATGTGGGGCGCAGCGCCTTCGCCCATAAGGGAGGGGTTCATATCAGCGCGGTGGAACGTCATCCGGCCACCTATGAACACATCGATCCGGCTCTGGTAGGGAACAAAAGGCGATTTCTCATTTCCGACCTGTCCGGACGTGCGGCGGTGCAGCGTAAATCCATGGAATACGGCATTCCCATTTCTTCCAAGGATCCCGTGGCCTTGGAAGTGCTCAATCAGATCAAGGAATTGGAACACCAAGGCTACCAGTTTGAAGCCGCGGAAGCCAGCTTTGAGCTCCTTATCAACCGGGCCATGGGCCGTTTCAAGAAGTACTTTGAACTGATCGGCTATCGAGTGGTGGATCAAAAATTGAGTGAAGATGGAGATCCTGTCTCCGAAGCTACCATTCGAGTGCGTGTGGGGGGACAAGAAGAACACACGGCGGCTTTGGGCAACGGACCTGTGAACGCTTTGGACAACGCGTTGCGCAAGGCTCTGGAAAAGTTTTACCCGGAACTCAAGGGCATGGAACTAACCGACTACAGGGTTCGAGTGCTTCCCGGAAAGGAGGGAACAGCTTCCAAGGTACGGGTATTGATCGAATCCCACGACGGCAAGGAACATTGGGGAACCGTGGGAGTGTCCCACGATATTTTGGAAGCCAGCTGGCAGGCTTTGGTGGACAGCATCAATTACAAAATGTACTTGGAAGAAAAACTCCAGGAGAAGAAGGGGGCTTGA